Proteins encoded in a region of the Micropterus dolomieu isolate WLL.071019.BEF.003 ecotype Adirondacks linkage group LG09, ASM2129224v1, whole genome shotgun sequence genome:
- the LOC123976683 gene encoding uncharacterized protein LOC123976683 has translation MSHRGGRVAIFTAAQETLIVDMVRENNLIRLREIRDKVIADNVNFEGIDDVSLATIDRVLRRQKMRMKQVYRVPFERNSARHKDLRYEGYYSWTRWPDLMSTSSWMRLASTCRNEGKEAVTSLAKEPSLRFLANGGGNITLCAAMGLEGLVHRQAVLGSYNTQRLLTFLEELKEILLDRQQHHPGPEHPIYVIIWDNVRFHRTNQIRVVHHQQ, from the exons ATGTCACATAGAGGTGGGAGGGTTGCCATATTTACAGCGGCACAAGAAACCCTCATTGTGGATATGGTTCGTGAGAACAACCTCATCAGACTCCGGGAGATCAGAGACAAAGTCATTGCCGATAATGTGAACTTTGAGGGCATTGATGATGTCAGCTTGGCCACAATAGACCGAGTTCTCCGGCGCCAAAAGATGCGGATGAAACAAGTCTATAGGGTTCCCTTTGAGCGAAACTCTGCACGACACAAAGACCTACGTTACGA aggATATTACAGTTGGACGCGATGGCCAGACCTCATGAGTACCTCTTCCTGGATGAGGCTGGCTTCAACCTGCAGAAACGAAGGCAAAGAGGCCGTAACATCATTGGCCAAAGAGCCATCACTGAGGTTCCTGGCCAACGGGGGGGGTAATATTACTCTTTGTGCGGCCATGGGTTTGGAGGGGCTTGTCCACCGGCAGGCTGTCCTTGGGTCTTACAACACCCAACGTCTCCTAACCTTCCTAGAGGAGCTAAAAGAGATCCTCCTGGACCGCCAACAACACCATCCTGGGCCCGAACATCCCATTTATGTGATCATTTGGGACAATGTACGCTTCCACAGAACAAACCAAATCAGAGTGGTTCACCACCAACAGTAA